The following coding sequences lie in one Cannabis sativa cultivar Pink pepper isolate KNU-18-1 chromosome 5, ASM2916894v1, whole genome shotgun sequence genomic window:
- the LOC133037745 gene encoding protein LEAD-SENSITIVE 1-like: protein MDLLSHKIDKSSLKIGDHIYTYRNLHTCTIHGIYVENDRVIYYKSKNNKSKYSGNCERCGYNPTRSRGVVKSCLECFLQGHGLYLFQYGVSDAHCLIWRSGTCHTGSRIDYRPTIVNNAKEMLKESESSRLMLNNNLINGWYDFSDKNSMCFALMCTKTKRNITTCIQEISGLSKLRVLVLGLPVVGAFSDFSIDPIIDIIKFIG, encoded by the exons atggaTTTATTATCGCACAAAATTGACAAGAGCAGTTTGAAGATTGGAGATCACATCTACACTTACAGAAACCTACACACATGCACCATTCATG GAATTTACGTGGAAAACGATCGAGTGATTTACTACAAAAGTAAGAACAACAAAAGCAAATATAGCGGAAATTGTGAAAGGTGTGGATACAATCCAACAAGGAGTAGAGGAGTGGTGAAATCGTGTTTGGAGTGTTTCCTTCAAGGCCACGGGCTGTACCTGTTCCAGTACGGAGTCTCCGATGCCCATTGCTTGATTTGGCGATCGGGAACATGCCACACTGGGTCGCGGATAGATTATCGTCCTACTATTGTTAATAATGCGAAGGAGATGCTGAAGGAGAGTGAGAGTAGTAGATTAATGCTAAATAACAATCTCATTAATGGGTGGTACGATTTTTCCGACAAAAACAGCATGTGCTTCGCGCTTATGTGCACGAAGACGAAGAGAAATATTACGACATGCATACAAGAGATTTCTGGCTTGTCTAAATTGCGTGTCCTTGTGCTTGGATTGCCTGTTGTTGGGGCGTTCTCTGATTTTTCAATTGATCCGATCATTGATATCATAAAATTTATAGGATAA